A genomic segment from Bos taurus isolate L1 Dominette 01449 registration number 42190680 breed Hereford chromosome 1, ARS-UCD2.0, whole genome shotgun sequence encodes:
- the LIPI gene encoding lipase member I isoform 2 (isoform 2 is encoded by transcript variant 2): MSRIRPGPWEKNKAPCLEFSHLSLKDSFRDLFNPQMEISLMLYTRKNPTCAESLFEKNDSLNINFNTSKKAVWLIHGYRPLGSTPSWLQNFVRILLNQDDMNIIVVDWNRGATTFLYVRAVKNTRKVAVSLSRYIQNLLVSLEFYGLYMLYNKWWFYNTTKR; this comes from the coding sequence agaatAAGGCACCGTGCCTTGAATTCTCTCATCTAAGTTTAAAGGATTCCTTCAGAGATCTGTTTAATCCCCAAATGGAGATATCTTTGATGTTGTATACAAGGAAGAACCCGACTTGTGCTGAATCACTGTTTGAGAAGAATGACTCACTTAACATTAATTTCAACACAAGCAAGAAAGCAGTCTGGCTGATTCATGGGTACAGACCACTGGGCTCCACTCCTTCATGGCTTCAGAACTTTGTCAGGATTTTGTTGAACCAAGATGATATGAATATAATTGTAGTAGACTGGAACCGAGGAGCTACAACTTTTCTTTACGTTAGGGCAGTTAAAAATACCAGGAAAGTTGCTGTCAGTTTGAGTAGGTACATTCAGAATCTTTtggtaagtctggaattttatgggttgtatatgttatataataaATGGTGGTTTTATAATACTACAAAAAGGTGA